One Proteinivorax tanatarense DNA segment encodes these proteins:
- a CDS encoding LamG-like jellyroll fold domain-containing protein, whose amino-acid sequence MSRKWEKSDGKFVVIKFDKALTNEFKDKTLNNDAFTITGSEHKHVNGPLIDKDYPLKKVDAVPLWSKENVSLEENPHKEEKSLFFQGNNHISIPFIEKYSSDNLRVKARIMTNTTSGNQRIVNTPNDNAWALYIFNGQPRVNIYGEQHGGPNGDYFKRYKFHDIEFSYKKGEVDIFFDGEKVYSFTTTNKVLKPTTGIEIGKRDDGNYFDGIISDVEIWTNDTKVGHWKIDEEAGDTAFDLINNNDGVIDRPTWYYNVFEPFWGSFSYYINSQGQLIVSTRDSGRCVLTNPKEFKDGEILIKVKTQSKSNSQIRAHLRTKDNSNGEQGYFVEIYGGDDIIRIACYRPSFATLASMDYPWDTDTYYWVRFQAMGDKLRAKVWPDKKEEPDSWMLEAEDDQYEKGKFGIGYFTSTGRKTFDHISFLEGDGVYKPTKEVQTKAIESEHPCMFKIEKSEPENTKVDSFISFDKTNWQPINSGEVIDDKTFYLKFILSTEKTLITPTLKSTALADNLKIVLETKDLSTERFQNVKGELTVSYDASKGNLTGEFGSVESFTENFKPEGLKPLSNPNLTENINVSTDYFLEFIKVKYKGVPAEKETITAKAINLDLDFIHIDVINP is encoded by the coding sequence ATGAGTAGAAAATGGGAAAAATCAGACGGCAAGTTTGTGGTTATAAAGTTTGATAAAGCCCTTACAAATGAATTTAAAGATAAAACCCTAAACAATGATGCTTTTACTATAACAGGATCAGAGCATAAGCACGTAAACGGTCCACTGATTGACAAAGATTATCCACTTAAAAAAGTTGACGCTGTACCATTATGGTCAAAAGAAAATGTAAGCTTAGAGGAAAATCCCCATAAAGAAGAAAAATCACTATTTTTTCAAGGAAACAACCATATCAGCATCCCCTTTATTGAAAAATACAGTTCTGACAACCTAAGGGTTAAGGCTCGCATTATGACAAACACAACTAGCGGAAACCAAAGAATAGTAAATACACCAAATGATAATGCTTGGGCGCTTTATATATTTAACGGTCAACCTAGAGTAAACATATATGGCGAGCAACATGGTGGACCAAATGGGGACTACTTCAAGCGCTACAAATTTCATGATATAGAGTTTAGTTACAAAAAGGGTGAAGTGGATATATTCTTTGACGGTGAAAAAGTATATTCCTTTACCACTACTAACAAAGTATTAAAGCCTACAACCGGAATTGAAATCGGTAAACGTGATGACGGTAACTACTTTGATGGCATAATCTCAGATGTTGAAATCTGGACAAATGACACTAAAGTTGGTCACTGGAAGATTGATGAAGAAGCAGGTGACACAGCTTTTGATCTTATAAACAATAACGATGGGGTTATAGATAGACCAACATGGTATTATAACGTTTTTGAGCCTTTTTGGGGCTCTTTTTCTTATTATATAAACAGCCAAGGTCAACTCATTGTTAGCACAAGAGACTCAGGAAGATGCGTCTTAACAAATCCTAAAGAATTTAAAGACGGAGAAATTTTAATTAAGGTAAAGACGCAAAGTAAATCTAATAGTCAAATAAGGGCACACTTAAGAACAAAAGATAACTCAAATGGTGAACAAGGATATTTTGTAGAGATTTACGGTGGAGATGATATCATTCGCATAGCTTGTTATAGGCCTAGCTTTGCCACTTTAGCTTCTATGGATTACCCCTGGGATACAGACACTTATTACTGGGTTAGATTTCAAGCAATGGGGGATAAGCTAAGAGCTAAAGTTTGGCCAGATAAAAAAGAAGAGCCTGATAGCTGGATGTTAGAAGCTGAAGATGATCAATATGAAAAAGGCAAGTTTGGTATAGGTTACTTTACCTCCACAGGAAGAAAAACCTTTGATCACATCTCATTTTTAGAAGGCGATGGAGTGTACAAGCCTACTAAAGAAGTACAGACAAAGGCGATAGAATCTGAACACCCCTGTATGTTTAAGATAGAAAAAAGTGAGCCGGAAAATACAAAGGTAGACTCTTTTATCTCTTTTGACAAAACTAACTGGCAACCTATAAATAGCGGCGAAGTAATAGATGACAAAACCTTTTATTTAAAGTTTATCTTATCTACAGAAAAAACTTTGATTACACCAACTCTAAAAAGTACTGCTTTAGCTGATAACTTAAAGATAGTTTTAGAAACTAAGGATTTAAGCACAGAAAGATTTCAAAATGTTAAGGGTGAGCTTACAGTTTCATATGACGCTTCAAAAGGTAATTTAACAGGCGAGTTTGGAAGTGTTGAAAGTTTTACTGAAAACTTTAAGCCAGAAGGTTTAAAGCCCCTCTCAAACCCTAATCTCACTGAAAATATAAATGTATCAACAGACTATTTCCTTGAATTTATTAAAGTTAAGTATAAAGGTGTGCCTGCAGAGAAAGAAACAATAACAGCAAAGGCGATAAACTTAGATTTAGACTTTATCCATATAGATGTGATTAACCCATAG
- a CDS encoding N-acetylmuramoyl-L-alanine amidase — protein sequence MTLSNLKTKFMTRNDCYTAGRTITPKGIMVHSTVTPGVMAGSWFSRWNKSYRAGEINRQVCVHAFLDDKEIWQYLPWNHRGWHAGGAANNTHIGFEICEPAGHSFRGATMVGYDVKKNEAYFRAAWKNAVDLCVFLCKKYGLTEKDIIGHAEGHRKGIASNHADPDHWFPKHGESMDSFRAAVKIGLKNPKNEDFYVGDIVKIKDAANRYYPNGPQIPSWVKSTNHKITQNRSNGKTVLRGGRKAVLLGKKIHKRTGDESPGIMTWVDKEILELVDVEKEEKGAAPEKLYRVQVGAFGKEENAKALMGRLQKAGFDAYMRYE from the coding sequence ATGACGTTAAGTAATTTAAAAACTAAATTTATGACTAGAAATGATTGCTATACAGCAGGTAGAACCATTACACCGAAAGGTATCATGGTTCATTCTACAGTAACACCGGGAGTGATGGCAGGTTCCTGGTTTAGTAGGTGGAATAAATCCTACAGAGCCGGAGAGATTAACAGGCAGGTTTGTGTCCATGCCTTTTTAGATGATAAAGAGATATGGCAGTACCTGCCTTGGAACCATAGGGGCTGGCATGCAGGAGGAGCTGCGAATAATACCCACATTGGTTTTGAGATTTGTGAACCTGCAGGGCATTCATTTCGAGGTGCTACCATGGTTGGCTATGACGTAAAGAAAAATGAAGCTTATTTTAGAGCTGCTTGGAAAAATGCAGTAGACTTATGTGTATTTTTATGCAAAAAGTACGGCTTAACTGAAAAAGATATCATTGGTCACGCTGAAGGTCACAGGAAGGGGATTGCCAGCAATCATGCAGACCCCGATCATTGGTTTCCTAAGCATGGAGAGAGTATGGACAGTTTTAGAGCTGCTGTGAAGATAGGGTTAAAAAATCCTAAAAATGAAGATTTTTATGTAGGAGATATTGTGAAAATCAAAGACGCTGCAAATCGTTATTATCCTAACGGGCCCCAAATTCCGTCTTGGGTAAAAAGCACGAATCATAAAATCACCCAAAATCGCTCGAACGGAAAAACAGTCTTAAGAGGTGGTAGAAAGGCGGTACTGCTAGGAAAGAAAATCCACAAGCGTACAGGGGACGAATCACCGGGCATTATGACATGGGTTGATAAAGAGATTTTAGAACTGGTGGATGTGGAAAAAGAAGAAAAAGGGGCAGCACCGGAAAAACTATATCGAGTTCAAGTGGGTGCTTTTGGCAAAGAGGAAAATGCAAAGGCGTTAATGGGCCGCTTGCAAAAAGCAGGGTTTGATGCGTATATGAGGTATGAATAA
- a CDS encoding recombinase family protein, translated as MRKVTKIQGNESVAAKKNKLRVAAYARVSTDNVKQLVSLDVQKHHYETYIKANSDWDFVGIYYDEGISGTKKDNRAELQRLIKDCEDRKIDFIITKSVSRFARNTTDCLELVRKLTNIGVFIYFEKENINTQYMDSELMLSILSSLAENESISISENSKWAIKRRFKDGTYKISYPPYGYDCVDGSIVVNQKQAEVVKRIFTDALSGKGTERIAQELNSDGVPTKKGGQWRANTIRGILQNEKYTGDLLMQKTYTDETFTRRRNKGELDQYFIENHHEAIISHTDFEAANEAIKQRGKEKGVKKDCSKYLNRYPLSTKVICGECGSTFKRRIHSSKRNKYIAWCCSKHISNIEKCSMIYIREDRIHEAFILMMNKLIYSYKVMLRPLLQSLKSTDYAVNINQAQAIESKIEENAEQLKVLVNLMTKGYLEPALFNSQKNELIEEAKNLKEKKDMLYRSINGEVNRVTELEQLIKYVSKTDTILEFDEDRFEQFVDKIIAFSPTEIGFELKCGITLRERMKR; from the coding sequence GTGAGAAAGGTGACAAAAATACAAGGAAACGAAAGTGTGGCGGCTAAAAAAAACAAGCTTCGTGTTGCGGCCTATGCCAGGGTCTCAACAGACAATGTAAAACAGCTGGTCAGCCTTGATGTGCAAAAGCACCACTATGAAACTTATATTAAAGCAAACTCTGACTGGGATTTTGTAGGGATATATTACGATGAAGGTATTTCAGGAACTAAAAAGGATAACCGAGCAGAGCTTCAGAGACTCATTAAAGATTGTGAGGACCGAAAAATTGACTTCATCATAACGAAATCAGTTAGTAGATTTGCAAGAAACACAACGGATTGCTTAGAGCTTGTCAGAAAGTTGACTAACATTGGGGTGTTTATTTATTTCGAGAAGGAAAACATCAATACACAGTATATGGACAGCGAGTTGATGCTAAGCATTTTAAGTAGCCTAGCAGAAAACGAATCAATCTCAATTTCAGAGAATAGCAAATGGGCCATTAAAAGAAGGTTTAAAGATGGAACCTATAAGATTTCCTACCCGCCCTATGGGTATGACTGTGTAGATGGAAGCATCGTCGTAAATCAAAAGCAGGCTGAGGTCGTCAAACGAATCTTTACAGATGCGTTATCGGGAAAGGGTACTGAACGGATCGCTCAAGAACTAAATTCTGATGGGGTGCCCACAAAAAAGGGTGGCCAATGGAGAGCAAACACGATCCGGGGCATTCTTCAAAATGAAAAGTATACTGGAGATTTGCTCATGCAAAAAACTTATACCGATGAGACTTTTACCAGGCGAAGAAACAAAGGTGAATTGGATCAGTACTTTATAGAAAACCACCACGAAGCCATCATCAGTCATACTGATTTTGAAGCTGCAAATGAAGCAATCAAACAGCGGGGAAAAGAAAAAGGGGTCAAAAAAGACTGCAGTAAATATTTAAACCGCTATCCTCTTTCAACAAAAGTTATATGCGGTGAATGTGGCAGCACCTTCAAAAGAAGAATTCACAGTTCAAAAAGAAATAAGTATATCGCATGGTGCTGTTCCAAACATATCTCAAATATTGAAAAATGTTCCATGATTTACATTAGAGAAGACAGAATTCATGAAGCTTTTATACTAATGATGAATAAACTGATCTACTCCTATAAAGTAATGCTAAGACCACTTCTTCAAAGTTTAAAGTCCACAGATTATGCGGTTAATATTAATCAAGCGCAGGCAATTGAGTCAAAAATCGAAGAAAACGCTGAACAGCTTAAAGTGCTAGTAAATCTTATGACGAAAGGGTATCTGGAGCCTGCTCTTTTTAATAGTCAAAAGAATGAGCTAATCGAAGAAGCCAAAAATCTAAAAGAGAAAAAGGATATGCTCTATCGGTCAATCAATGGTGAAGTAAATAGAGTGACCGAGCTGGAACAGCTTATAAAATATGTTTCAAAAACTGATACCATCCTAGAATTTGATGAGGACCGATTTGAACAGTTTGTTGATAAAATTATTGCCTTTTCACCAACTGAAATAGGTTTTGAGCTAAAATGCGGCATTACACTGAGAGAAAGGATGAAAAGATAA
- a CDS encoding SHOCT domain-containing protein has product MEITKITKEQNPLAVSGRKPISHEQLQREFDYHRAEKVLRKMLEKELISQEEFSKIMLLNRKSYSPILAQLMPDKP; this is encoded by the coding sequence ATGGAAATTACAAAGATTACTAAAGAGCAAAACCCACTGGCGGTTTCAGGTCGAAAGCCTATTAGTCATGAACAGCTTCAAAGAGAATTTGATTATCATCGGGCTGAAAAAGTTCTTCGTAAGATGCTAGAAAAGGAGCTTATATCCCAAGAAGAATTTAGTAAAATTATGCTTTTAAATCGGAAATCTTACTCCCCTATTTTAGCACAGCTAATGCCTGATAAACCTTGA
- a CDS encoding recombinase family protein: MPHIPYGYKIEKGAAVIDQEASARVKELYRIYLSGLSLSNAAKEAGIKGYHSTIAKMLTNKRYLGDGYYPQIIDKGTFEQAEAERLRRAKMLGRIREGVGKKKSLKKYSFSMEKPEQLYDDPFKQAEYVYSLIESEVIEDGNE, translated from the coding sequence ATGCCACACATACCTTATGGATATAAAATCGAAAAAGGCGCAGCGGTTATTGACCAAGAAGCTTCAGCAAGAGTTAAGGAACTTTACCGCATTTACCTCTCGGGCCTTTCTCTAAGTAATGCTGCCAAAGAAGCAGGGATAAAGGGATACCATTCAACAATTGCAAAGATGCTTACAAATAAGCGGTATCTTGGAGACGGTTATTATCCACAGATTATTGATAAAGGTACATTTGAACAGGCTGAAGCTGAAAGGTTAAGGCGAGCCAAAATGCTAGGGAGAATCAGAGAGGGTGTGGGGAAGAAAAAGAGCCTAAAAAAATATTCGTTCTCTATGGAAAAACCAGAACAGCTTTACGATGATCCTTTTAAGCAAGCAGAGTATGTTTATAGCCTGATAGAAAGCGAGGTGATTGAAGATGGCAATGAATAG
- a CDS encoding recombinase family protein — protein MAMNRSVTVIPARARNRTGEKQEEKPKLKVAAYCRVSTDSEEQASSYDVQVQHYTSYIEGNTEWEFAGIFADDGISGTNTKKREEFNRMIEACMAGNIDMIITKSISRFARNTLDCLKYIRKLKDKGIAVFFEKENINTMDSKGEIMLTIMASLAQQESQSLSQNVRLGIQHRYQQGEIQVNHNRFLGYTKDENKRLVIEPIGAEVVKRIYREYLEGASLLQIARGLEADEILTAANKKKWRPETIKKILQNEKYIGDALLQKTYTVDFLSKKRVVNSGIVPQYYVENSHEPIIPREIFMQVQEELVRRTNLYTGKSGKKRVYSSKYALSSIVYCSECGEIYRRVHWNNRGCRSIVWRCVSRLEEKGSDCSSPTINEEVLKAAVVKAMNEVLSGKETFLAVLKENIATVLSEGSDKATVDIDEKLEELQKELLRRANSKEKYEDVADEIYRLRELKQSAMVDNAEREGKRQRIAEMAEFIDEQTEELEGYDEQLVRRLIEKVTIFEEKFKVEFKSGVEIEV, from the coding sequence ATGGCAATGAATAGAAGCGTTACGGTTATACCGGCACGTGCCCGAAATCGAACTGGAGAAAAACAAGAAGAAAAACCAAAACTAAAAGTAGCGGCTTATTGTAGAGTATCAACAGATAGTGAAGAGCAAGCATCCAGTTATGATGTGCAGGTACAGCATTATACTTCTTATATTGAAGGGAACACTGAGTGGGAATTTGCTGGAATCTTCGCAGATGACGGGATTTCAGGAACTAACACAAAAAAGCGTGAAGAGTTTAATCGGATGATTGAAGCCTGCATGGCAGGAAACATCGATATGATCATTACCAAATCCATCAGCCGATTTGCCAGAAATACTCTGGACTGTTTAAAGTACATCCGGAAGCTAAAGGATAAAGGTATTGCTGTATTTTTTGAGAAAGAAAACATCAACACCATGGACTCCAAGGGTGAGATTATGCTGACCATCATGGCTTCCCTGGCCCAGCAAGAGAGCCAATCATTAAGCCAAAACGTGAGGTTGGGTATTCAGCATCGATACCAGCAAGGTGAAATTCAGGTTAACCACAACCGTTTCCTCGGCTATACCAAAGATGAAAACAAGCGTCTGGTTATCGAACCGATAGGAGCAGAGGTGGTAAAGCGTATATACCGAGAATACCTTGAAGGGGCAAGCTTACTTCAAATCGCACGAGGATTGGAAGCGGACGAAATACTGACTGCTGCAAACAAGAAAAAATGGCGACCAGAAACTATTAAGAAAATCTTGCAAAATGAAAAGTACATCGGTGATGCCTTGCTACAAAAAACATATACCGTCGATTTCCTTTCCAAGAAGCGAGTTGTCAATAGCGGCATTGTTCCACAATACTATGTTGAGAACAGCCACGAGCCCATCATCCCGCGTGAAATTTTCATGCAGGTGCAGGAAGAACTTGTAAGAAGGACCAACCTTTATACAGGAAAGAGTGGAAAAAAGCGAGTTTACAGCAGTAAGTACGCTCTATCCAGCATTGTTTACTGCTCAGAATGTGGCGAAATATACAGAAGGGTCCATTGGAACAATCGAGGATGCAGGTCCATAGTCTGGAGATGCGTCAGCCGTCTAGAAGAAAAAGGCTCCGACTGCTCTTCCCCAACTATTAATGAAGAGGTTCTAAAAGCAGCGGTTGTAAAAGCGATGAATGAAGTGTTAAGCGGGAAAGAAACTTTCCTAGCAGTCTTGAAAGAGAATATTGCCACCGTTTTGAGTGAAGGTAGCGACAAAGCCACAGTAGACATTGATGAAAAACTGGAGGAACTTCAAAAAGAACTATTAAGGCGGGCCAACTCCAAAGAGAAATATGAGGATGTGGCGGACGAGATATACCGCCTTAGAGAATTGAAGCAAAGTGCGATGGTTGACAATGCAGAGCGTGAAGGAAAAAGGCAACGTATCGCTGAGATGGCTGAGTTTATAGATGAGCAAACAGAAGAGTTGGAAGGATATGATGAGCAGCTGGTAAGAAGACTCATTGAGAAAGTGACGATTTTTGAAGAGAAGTTTAAGGTTGAATTTAAATCAGGTGTTGAGATTGAGGTATAA
- a CDS encoding AAA family ATPase, translating to MSRELFEKWLKETTNLVNGTINSYSSAITSASSFGLKEGIIHQDIYEIKDVAVLNEVINVLESTETYLEKNTSSNRRWSSALEHYRQFIMAVSEDNNMDTKENKILKSIYLKSEFERWISEQVQGNGRPYSTHTQKGYIYSLEKACSEIENLDIEDSDLFTITSLAEFKSVEEKIRNNNDFGRVNQKFGNGQLSAGMIKYSDFLAERNPVSLSIQSDEKRKESKYEWTGFYEKTAKVLLKYKDDRLKLIDGVNEIFNRIGMKNPLTKKLADGTEEILRDVCPFTIFGLFNKGITDKNRILIMEELSNFLGIEEKVPTSFEGIPVLNNMKSWFFGDEEHRKEEDIDNLWELFEVAIILSGNYTEANKKLFINIYDKVIQQHGIQWNITFGLYWVRPWDYLTLDNNTRTALTEKLKIKIPRNSSKKTCAGADYIRLVELMKEKFDEGNYPVHSFPELSYKAWSGEIETTVKATIPDVDVTTQIEYKAYTKEDFLSDVFISEEKYQTIKSLLKRKKNLILQGAPGVGKTYAAKRLAYSIIGKKDEARIKMLQFHQSYAYEDFIMGYRPNGTGFELKEGPFYQFCKLASENLDEDYFFIIDEINRGNMSKVFGELLMLIEGDKRGEEIILTYSKEPFYVPENLYIIGMMNTADRSLAIIDYALRRRFSFVELEPAFETDSFKNHLSLQGASEELINKIKMRVGSINLEIEKDVNLGKGFRIGHSYFCNYSESDKWYEEIIKYEIQPLIKEYWFDEEEKANNFVEELLR from the coding sequence TTGAGTAGAGAGTTATTCGAAAAATGGCTAAAAGAAACTACAAACTTAGTAAACGGGACTATAAATTCATATAGTTCTGCTATAACAAGTGCTAGTAGTTTTGGGCTAAAGGAAGGTATTATTCATCAGGATATTTATGAAATTAAAGATGTTGCAGTATTAAATGAAGTAATTAATGTACTTGAATCAACAGAAACTTATCTTGAAAAAAACACATCTTCTAACAGGAGATGGAGTTCAGCTTTGGAGCACTATAGACAGTTTATAATGGCTGTTAGCGAAGATAATAATATGGACACAAAAGAAAACAAAATCTTAAAAAGCATTTATTTAAAAAGTGAGTTTGAAAGATGGATTAGTGAACAGGTACAGGGCAATGGAAGACCGTATTCGACTCATACACAAAAAGGTTATATTTATTCTCTTGAGAAGGCATGTAGTGAAATTGAAAACCTAGATATAGAGGATAGTGATTTATTTACTATTACATCCTTAGCAGAGTTTAAAAGTGTAGAAGAAAAAATAAGAAATAATAATGATTTTGGGCGAGTTAATCAAAAATTTGGGAACGGTCAACTTTCTGCAGGAATGATAAAATATAGTGATTTTTTAGCAGAAAGAAATCCAGTAAGTTTATCGATACAAAGTGATGAAAAAAGGAAAGAGAGCAAATATGAATGGACGGGGTTCTACGAAAAAACAGCTAAGGTTTTATTAAAATATAAAGATGATCGTTTAAAATTAATAGATGGAGTAAATGAAATATTTAATAGGATAGGTATGAAGAATCCATTGACGAAAAAATTAGCTGATGGGACAGAAGAGATATTAAGGGATGTTTGCCCTTTTACAATATTTGGACTATTCAACAAAGGTATTACAGATAAAAACAGAATCTTAATAATGGAGGAGCTTTCCAACTTCCTTGGTATAGAAGAAAAAGTTCCAACTTCATTTGAAGGTATTCCTGTATTGAATAATATGAAGTCTTGGTTCTTCGGTGATGAGGAGCATAGAAAGGAGGAAGATATTGATAATCTATGGGAATTATTCGAGGTGGCTATAATTTTATCGGGAAATTATACAGAGGCAAACAAAAAACTCTTTATAAATATATACGATAAGGTAATTCAGCAGCATGGTATTCAATGGAATATTACATTTGGATTATACTGGGTAAGGCCTTGGGATTACTTAACCCTAGACAACAATACAAGAACGGCTTTAACGGAGAAACTAAAGATTAAAATACCACGTAATTCTTCAAAAAAGACTTGTGCTGGGGCTGATTATATTAGATTGGTTGAGTTGATGAAAGAAAAGTTTGATGAGGGGAATTACCCGGTTCATTCTTTTCCAGAACTATCATATAAGGCTTGGAGTGGTGAAATCGAAACTACAGTAAAAGCAACCATACCTGATGTTGATGTTACAACTCAAATAGAATATAAAGCCTATACAAAAGAGGACTTCTTATCTGATGTTTTTATTAGTGAAGAAAAATATCAAACAATAAAGTCACTGTTAAAAAGAAAAAAGAATCTAATATTACAAGGAGCACCTGGTGTAGGCAAGACATACGCAGCTAAAAGATTAGCTTATTCTATAATTGGTAAAAAAGATGAAGCAAGAATAAAGATGCTTCAATTCCATCAGAGTTATGCTTATGAAGATTTCATAATGGGATATAGGCCTAACGGAACAGGGTTTGAATTAAAGGAGGGGCCTTTTTATCAGTTTTGTAAATTAGCATCAGAAAATTTAGATGAAGATTACTTTTTTATTATAGATGAAATTAATCGAGGTAATATGAGTAAGGTATTCGGAGAGTTATTGATGTTAATTGAGGGTGATAAGCGAGGAGAAGAAATAATACTTACCTATTCAAAAGAACCTTTTTATGTACCAGAAAATTTGTATATTATCGGTATGATGAATACTGCCGATAGAAGTTTAGCGATAATTGATTATGCTTTAAGAAGAAGGTTCTCATTTGTTGAGTTAGAACCTGCGTTTGAAACAGATTCTTTTAAAAACCACCTATCGTTACAGGGTGCCAGTGAGGAACTGATAAATAAGATAAAAATGAGAGTTGGAAGTATAAATCTAGAGATTGAAAAAGATGTAAATTTAGGCAAAGGTTTTAGAATTGGGCATAGCTATTTTTGTAATTACTCTGAATCTGATAAATGGTATGAAGAGATAATTAAATATGAAATACAGCCTCTTATAAAAGAGTATTGGTTTGATGAAGAGGAAAAAGCAAATAATTTTGTTGAAGAACTGTTAAGGTGA
- a CDS encoding phage holin family protein → MKEILTYAQIAFAAVGGYIGWFLGGVDGFLYALIAFVVVDYILGVMCAIVERHLSSDIGAKGIFQKVVIFVLVGIANVIDSNVIGDGGAIRTAVIFFYLSNEGISITENATRLGLPVPEKLVEVLEQLKEGEDEDDVK, encoded by the coding sequence ATGAAGGAAATACTGACCTACGCTCAAATCGCATTTGCTGCAGTCGGCGGTTATATCGGGTGGTTTTTAGGGGGAGTTGATGGCTTTTTGTATGCCTTAATAGCCTTTGTAGTTGTGGATTATATTTTAGGTGTGATGTGCGCTATAGTCGAAAGGCATCTCTCAAGCGATATAGGTGCTAAGGGGATATTTCAAAAGGTAGTTATTTTTGTACTTGTAGGGATTGCCAATGTAATCGACAGCAACGTAATTGGTGATGGAGGTGCTATCCGCACGGCTGTCATCTTTTTTTATCTTTCCAATGAAGGAATTAGCATCACAGAAAATGCAACAAGACTTGGTTTGCCAGTACCAGAAAAACTGGTAGAGGTCTTAGAACAACTTAAAGAAGGGGAGGATGAGGATGACGTTAAGTAA